A part of Chanodichthys erythropterus isolate Z2021 chromosome 4, ASM2448905v1, whole genome shotgun sequence genomic DNA contains:
- the slc10a4 gene encoding sodium/bile acid cotransporter 4, whose product METSSSVPNTDASTAALTRLLNFTEDPASFSEKPPMAGLRATEDPLSLVVSSFRTGVAPAGLLAGPFSPSKEPTHLIVAFWDSPLSHGINVFVGFVLCFTMLGLGCTVELSQLGEHIRKPIGVLLAVVCQFVIMPLIAFLLALAFSLNDVAAIAVLLCGCCPGGNLSNIMSLLVNGEMNLSIVMTISSTVLALVLMPLCLWMYSRAWINTPVVNLLPFGAIILTLCSTLIPIGLGVWLRHRYARVAEIIIKVSLWSLLVTLLMLFIMTGIMLGPELLATIPASVYLVAVLMPMAGYAAGYGLATLFDLAPNSRRTVSLETGCQNVQLCTAILKLAFPPQLMGGMYMFPLLYALFQAAEAGIFILVYRMYRKEVLHKQDLMEEDDDDDTNISYKRMKEEDVPFDSTYGAVTVSDPNVIVLESQDGVGSPTPV is encoded by the exons ATGGAGACTTCCAGCAGCGTGCCAAACACCGACGCGTCCACCGCCGCGCTCACGCGACTTCTGAACTTCACAGAGGATCCAGCCAGCTTCTCGGAGAAGCCTCCCATGGCAGGGTTGCGCGCCACAGAAGACCCGCTGTCTCTCGTGGTCAGCAGCTTCAGGACTGGTGTGGCTCCAGCGGGGCTCCTGGCGGGTCCATTCTCGCCCTCTAAAGAGCCCACTCACCTGATTGTAGCTTTCTGGGATTCACCCTTGAGTCACGGGATTAATGTGTTTGTTGGCTTTGTCTTGTGCTTCACCATGCTGGGGCTGGGCTGCACGGTGGAGCTCAGTCAGCTGGGCGAGCACATCCGAAAGCCCATAGGAGTCCTGCTGGCGGTGGTGTGCCAGTTTGTCATCATGCCCCTCATCGCCTTCCTCTTGGCCCTGGCCTTCTCCCTCAATGATGTGGCCGCTATTGCTGTGCTGCTTTGCGGCTGCTGCCCTGGAGGAAACCTCTCCAACATCATGTCATTGCTGGTCAACGGCGAGATGAACCTCAG CATTGTCATGACAATCTCGTCCACTGTCCTGGCGCTCGTGCTCATGCCCCTGTGTTTGTGGATGTACAGTCGCGCATGGATCAACACACCCGTGGTGAACCTTTTGCCCTTCGGCGCGATCATTCTCACCCTCTGCAGCACCCTCATTCCCATCGGGCTCGGGGTCTGGCTTAGACATCGCTATGCTCGAGTGGCCGAAATCATCATTAAG GTGTCTCTGTGGTCTCTTCTGGTCACTCTGCTGATGCTTTTCATCATGACTGGAATTATGCTGGGCCCGGAGCTGCTGGCCACCATCCCTGCCTCCGTCTACCTGGTGGCCGTGCTCATGCCCATGGCCGGCTACGCGGCAGGATACGGCCTGGCGACGCTCTTCGATCTCGCCCCCAACAGTCGGAGGACTGTGTCTTTAGAAACCGGATGTCAGAACGTGCAGCTCTGCACAGCCATCCTGAAGCTGGCGTTCCCTCCACAGCTGATGGGAGGCATGTACATGTTTCCTCTGCTGTACGCGCTCTTCCAGGCAGCAGAGGCTGGCATCTTCATTCTGGTTTACCGCATGTACAGGAAAGAGGTATTACATAAACAGGACCTCATggaggaggatgatgatgatgatacaaACATATCCTACAAGAGAATGAAGGAAGAAGATGTGCCGTTTGATTCTACGTACGGTGCGGTAACAGTGAGCGACCCCAATGTCATTGTGCTAGAGTCACAGGATGGAGTTGGAAGCCCCACACCTGTATAA